A part of Paenibacillus sp. IHBB 10380 genomic DNA contains:
- a CDS encoding DUF1989 domain-containing protein: MTEEHIVQTIDIPALEGRGFRIKQGEIVKVIDVEGQQVADFVAIVASNTTERLDPTVTMDVLRSVHVKPNDVLYSNVYRPLLTIIEDKVGRHDFINSACRPEMYGFLYHQPEHASCYHNLNVSLAEFGIQQPPQHYPFNLFMNTVIDSQGNIQVKAPISTAGDYISLRAEMDLIIAISACPCQESDCNGTHCTPIRVEIIST, from the coding sequence ATGACAGAAGAACACATCGTTCAAACCATAGACATTCCCGCACTAGAAGGAAGAGGATTTAGGATTAAACAGGGAGAGATTGTTAAAGTCATAGATGTAGAAGGGCAACAAGTGGCTGATTTTGTTGCCATTGTGGCAAGTAACACTACCGAAAGACTGGATCCTACAGTCACGATGGATGTATTACGCTCTGTCCATGTGAAACCTAACGATGTTCTATATTCCAATGTGTATAGACCTCTGCTCACGATAATAGAGGACAAAGTTGGCAGACATGATTTCATCAACTCTGCATGCCGCCCTGAAATGTACGGCTTCCTATATCACCAACCAGAGCATGCTAGCTGTTATCATAATTTAAACGTCTCACTTGCTGAGTTCGGCATCCAGCAGCCCCCTCAGCACTATCCTTTTAACCTTTTCATGAATACGGTCATCGATAGCCAAGGGAATATACAAGTGAAAGCTCCTATATCTACAGCAGGAGACTATATTTCGTTAAGAGCAGAAATGGATCTGATTATAGCGATATCGGCTTGTCCTTGCCAAGAAAGTGATTGTAATGGTACTCACTGTACACCGATTAGAGTAGAAATTATAAGTACATAA
- the zwf gene encoding glucose-6-phosphate dehydrogenase: MESTFVLFGATGDLAKRKIYPALFNLFLDQKLPGAFSVIGLGRRELSNEVFQNQVRESLKNFSRRAPVDTVTLNVFLSAFQYSVLDVSRKEDYKKLFQHVERREEELSIPQNRMFYLSVGPEFFEIIATNIKESGLGSTQGWKRLIIEKPFGRDLKTARELNDTLSKTFEENEIYRIDHYLGKHMVQNLEVLEYSNPVLEALWSNRYIANVQITASETVGVEERAGYYDKSGALRDMFQNHLLQLLMMTAIQLPKHSTPEEVQSKKRQIMQSLRPLQPEDIIHDVVRGQYTAGEIQGKPVVGYTDELGVDETSTNDTFIAARLWIDDSFWNEVPFYIRTGKRMNEKSTRIVIEFKEPLDQYLNQDKEQSIPNLLVLEIGPNEAVTLHLNSTDPFSDNNTEPVLVNCYSSSKDLPEAYENLIHDAMRGDSTFFAHWDEVEMSWKWVQPILDAVEMNSLPLHGYSAGSFGPEASNILIGEDRWWRVEDNQALIETNERIENNKVPEETIVTSVN, from the coding sequence GTGGAGTCTACTTTTGTGTTGTTTGGAGCGACAGGTGATTTAGCCAAAAGAAAGATTTATCCTGCTTTATTCAATTTGTTCTTGGATCAGAAGCTGCCTGGAGCATTTTCAGTTATTGGCTTGGGAAGACGAGAGTTGTCTAATGAAGTATTTCAGAATCAAGTTCGGGAATCTTTAAAGAATTTTTCTAGACGTGCGCCTGTCGATACTGTCACTTTAAATGTATTCCTCAGTGCTTTTCAATATAGCGTATTAGACGTGAGTCGTAAAGAAGATTATAAGAAGCTCTTTCAGCATGTCGAACGAAGAGAAGAGGAATTAAGTATTCCTCAGAATCGGATGTTCTACTTATCCGTCGGTCCTGAATTTTTTGAAATTATAGCTACTAACATTAAAGAAAGCGGCTTAGGCTCAACCCAAGGTTGGAAACGTCTCATTATCGAGAAGCCATTTGGGCGTGATTTGAAGACAGCGCGTGAATTGAACGATACATTGAGTAAAACGTTTGAAGAGAATGAAATTTATCGTATAGATCATTATTTGGGCAAACATATGGTGCAGAATCTCGAAGTTCTCGAATATTCCAATCCGGTTCTAGAAGCCTTATGGAGTAATCGTTATATCGCCAATGTGCAAATTACAGCCAGCGAAACCGTAGGAGTAGAAGAACGTGCAGGGTATTATGATAAGTCGGGTGCGCTTCGTGATATGTTTCAGAATCACCTTCTGCAACTCTTGATGATGACAGCCATTCAACTTCCCAAGCATAGTACACCTGAAGAGGTGCAAAGTAAAAAGAGACAAATTATGCAATCACTTCGTCCTTTACAACCAGAGGATATTATTCATGATGTTGTTCGCGGTCAGTATACAGCAGGTGAAATTCAAGGCAAGCCAGTTGTAGGTTATACCGACGAGCTTGGAGTTGATGAAACCTCGACGAATGATACGTTCATCGCTGCTCGCTTATGGATTGATGATTCTTTCTGGAACGAAGTTCCCTTTTATATTCGTACAGGCAAAAGAATGAACGAAAAATCAACACGAATTGTCATTGAATTCAAAGAACCTCTAGATCAATATCTCAATCAAGATAAGGAGCAATCTATTCCTAATCTATTGGTACTTGAGATTGGACCGAACGAAGCGGTAACGCTACATTTGAATAGTACAGATCCTTTTAGCGATAATAATACCGAGCCTGTGCTTGTGAATTGTTATTCATCTTCGAAAGACTTGCCTGAGGCTTATGAGAACTTAATTCATGATGCTATGCGTGGAGACTCTACTTTCTTTGCACATTGGGATGAAGTTGAAATGTCTTGGAAATGGGTACAACCGATTCTGGATGCTGTTGAGATGAATAGTCTTCCACTTCATGGATACTCGGCAGGTTCTTTCGGACCAGAAGCTTCTAATATCCTTATCGGGGAAGACCGATGGTGGAGAGTAGAAGATAATCAAGCCCTAATAGAAACAAATGAACGTATAGAAAACAATAAGGTACCAGAAGAAACCATCGTAACTTCCGTAAACTAA
- a CDS encoding ABC transporter ATP-binding protein has translation MPEALLEVNHLKKYFPITKGLFNRTVGHVKAVDDISITLQAGETFGLVGESGSGKSTVGRTILRLTDKTDGEIKFKGLDIHSLSPSELRAIRPQMQLIFQDPYSSLNPRVRVGDAIGEALLDHGFTSKGEVRDQVLDVLASCGLSSYHIDRFPHEFSGGQRQRIGIARALVLNPALIIADEPVSALDVSIQAQIINLFSKLQETRKLTYLFISHDLSVVEHLCSRIGVMYLGSMVETASRDELFRNPLHPYTKALLSAVPIPIPKLKRERMVLKGDIPSPANPPSGCKFHTRCPYAVDICKQQIPEFREVGNQHHVACHLV, from the coding sequence ATGCCTGAAGCTTTACTTGAAGTCAACCATTTAAAGAAATACTTCCCGATCACCAAAGGATTGTTCAACCGTACTGTTGGTCATGTTAAAGCAGTAGATGATATCAGTATTACGCTTCAAGCTGGTGAAACTTTTGGTTTGGTTGGTGAATCTGGAAGTGGCAAAAGTACAGTAGGGCGTACCATTTTACGTCTTACCGACAAAACGGATGGAGAAATTAAGTTTAAGGGGTTAGATATACATAGTCTAAGTCCCTCTGAGCTACGTGCGATCAGACCCCAAATGCAATTGATTTTCCAAGATCCTTATAGCTCACTTAACCCCAGAGTTCGTGTCGGTGATGCTATCGGTGAAGCCTTATTGGACCACGGATTCACATCAAAAGGAGAAGTGCGTGATCAGGTATTAGATGTTCTTGCCTCTTGTGGCTTGTCCTCTTATCATATCGATCGATTCCCACATGAATTCTCGGGAGGACAACGTCAGCGGATTGGCATAGCTCGTGCGCTTGTTCTTAATCCAGCACTCATTATTGCTGATGAACCTGTATCTGCACTAGATGTATCTATTCAAGCACAAATCATTAACTTATTTAGTAAGTTACAAGAAACGCGAAAGTTAACCTATTTATTCATTTCTCATGATTTAAGTGTTGTAGAGCATTTGTGCTCCAGGATTGGTGTGATGTATCTAGGTTCTATGGTGGAGACGGCATCCAGGGATGAGCTGTTTCGAAATCCACTTCATCCCTATACCAAGGCTCTTTTATCTGCTGTACCCATCCCAATTCCGAAGTTAAAGAGAGAGCGAATGGTTCTAAAGGGGGATATTCCCAGTCCTGCTAATCCACCATCTGGCTGTAAATTCCATACTCGGTGTCCATATGCAGTGGACATTTGTAAGCAGCAGATTCCAGAGTTCCGCGAAGTAGGCAATCAACATCATGTAGCTTGTCATTTAGTGTAG
- a CDS encoding S-layer homology domain-containing protein: MKTLHKFTTLAIATVLTLSLTGHSLAATAHFTDLDHIQGKDQIEALYNKGFIKGIRDHEFQPNATITSAQGVQMIVNSFQLSLAAIDFNVAPQASDLFTKVHDDAWYTDAFIIAILNGVNLSADIDPAHKLTREEFTSYVIHALEKDSNLPLIRINPVDITDGTDLNTHYSGTIQIAVALGITTLDDKGYFHPKEEISRADAAVMTYNALEYLKAHPRQS; this comes from the coding sequence ATGAAAACACTGCATAAATTCACTACTCTTGCCATCGCAACGGTGCTTACCTTATCTTTAACGGGACACAGTCTAGCAGCAACAGCTCATTTTACGGATTTGGATCATATACAAGGGAAAGATCAAATTGAAGCCCTATACAATAAAGGATTCATCAAAGGAATCCGTGACCATGAATTCCAACCCAACGCAACCATTACATCTGCACAAGGCGTTCAAATGATTGTAAACAGCTTTCAACTGAGCCTTGCCGCTATTGACTTCAATGTGGCCCCACAAGCGAGTGATTTATTTACCAAAGTCCATGACGATGCCTGGTATACCGATGCTTTCATTATTGCGATCCTTAACGGAGTAAATCTAAGTGCTGATATCGATCCGGCACACAAGTTAACTCGAGAAGAGTTTACGTCTTACGTCATTCATGCTTTAGAGAAGGATAGTAACCTCCCACTGATTCGAATTAATCCAGTCGATATTACAGATGGAACAGATCTAAATACACATTATTCCGGCACAATCCAGATTGCAGTTGCGCTGGGGATTACCACTCTTGACGATAAAGGATATTTTCATCCCAAAGAAGAAATTTCTCGTGCCGATGCAGCTGTCATGACGTATAATGCACTGGAATATCTGAAGGCTCATCCACGGCAAAGCTAG
- a CDS encoding ABC transporter permease — protein MSTYLSKRLMYMFVILFAASLLIFCLYAMTPGDFISGNIKLTPERKAELREIYGLNKPLLERYGLWMSNAFHGDFGFSLAQQKPVLQLFNEYIWNSFLLAAVSTFLTWVIAVVVGVISAYKQYSWFDTLVMVAIFAAMSIPSFFIGLFLIKILAVDLKWLPPGGILTTGSNATGIAYLKEVIHHMTLPVVVMTLLGVGSLTRYFRSNMIDVIKQDYIRTARAKGLKESKVLFTHALRNALLPAITLVGFELPALFGGSLIIEKIFNWPGIGQLYMQSFALRDYPLLMGFTMFIAILTVLGTLLSDILYHVADPRVRLQ, from the coding sequence ATGAGCACTTATTTATCGAAAAGATTGATGTATATGTTCGTTATTTTGTTTGCTGCTTCTTTACTCATATTTTGTCTTTATGCCATGACACCAGGTGACTTCATTAGTGGAAATATTAAGTTAACACCTGAACGTAAAGCAGAGCTGAGAGAAATTTATGGGTTGAATAAACCTCTGTTAGAGCGATATGGACTATGGATGTCTAATGCCTTTCATGGTGATTTTGGATTTTCGCTGGCACAGCAAAAACCGGTTCTTCAGCTATTTAACGAATATATTTGGAATTCATTTTTGTTAGCTGCGGTATCCACTTTTCTAACTTGGGTCATTGCCGTTGTTGTGGGCGTTATTTCTGCCTATAAGCAATACTCTTGGTTCGATACATTGGTTATGGTGGCCATCTTCGCTGCGATGTCTATCCCATCTTTCTTTATTGGTTTATTTCTCATTAAAATATTAGCAGTTGATCTGAAATGGCTACCTCCAGGCGGCATACTTACTACCGGGAGTAACGCCACAGGTATAGCTTATCTGAAGGAAGTCATTCACCATATGACACTTCCAGTTGTTGTCATGACACTGCTCGGCGTAGGTTCATTGACTCGGTACTTCCGCAGTAACATGATCGATGTCATTAAACAAGATTATATACGTACAGCTCGGGCGAAAGGGCTTAAGGAAAGCAAGGTGCTATTCACTCATGCGCTACGTAATGCGCTTCTGCCGGCTATTACACTGGTTGGATTCGAGCTTCCAGCACTCTTTGGAGGATCGCTTATTATAGAGAAAATATTTAATTGGCCAGGAATTGGACAGCTCTATATGCAATCATTTGCATTAAGGGACTACCCATTGCTGATGGGATTCACGATGTTTATTGCTATTCTGACCGTCCTCGGAACGCTATTATCGGACATTCTGTACCATGTAGCCGATCCGCGTGTCCGATTACAGTGA
- a CDS encoding GNAT family N-acetyltransferase, with protein MTEIYRLATVEDAERLQYITYEAYVTIRELGLQWPAANANIALIQDNVTTNECYVLEVDGEIKATVTLSKKDNIKFITDLPFIMWFAVDPLSQGTGIGMKLLTWVEETIIRDKLGASALTLATAEKHPWLLPMYERRGYERLKAFDSGNGDGTMHLLKKVVNPELHEVYLREKDKEKENQKEPHTI; from the coding sequence ATGACTGAAATATATCGATTGGCAACAGTTGAGGACGCCGAAAGACTACAATATATTACGTATGAGGCCTACGTAACGATTCGTGAGCTTGGACTTCAATGGCCTGCGGCAAATGCCAATATTGCACTTATTCAAGACAATGTAACAACAAATGAGTGTTATGTATTAGAGGTCGATGGAGAGATCAAGGCTACAGTTACACTTTCTAAGAAGGATAATATTAAGTTTATAACCGATCTGCCATTCATTATGTGGTTTGCGGTAGATCCTCTATCTCAAGGAACGGGTATCGGTATGAAGTTACTCACTTGGGTGGAAGAAACGATTATTCGTGACAAGCTAGGGGCTTCTGCTCTTACTTTGGCTACTGCCGAGAAGCACCCGTGGCTTCTCCCTATGTACGAGCGGAGAGGGTATGAGCGACTCAAGGCGTTTGATTCAGGTAATGGAGATGGAACGATGCATCTCCTGAAGAAGGTAGTAAACCCGGAATTACATGAAGTATATCTACGCGAAAAAGATAAAGAAAAGGAAAATCAAAAAGAGCCCCATACTATATAA
- the opp4C gene encoding oligopeptide ABC transporter permease, which translates to MITTDNKMMKSQLTKASSMKSSLFRQSIRKLLKNKLAVSGFVVVIMMFVACFIGPIFSPYTDNKINMAMMNKAPHLKHWLGTDALGRDVLTRVLQAGRISLTVGLASMMLSVFIGSLLGAIAGYYRGIVDQIIMRIADLLLTIPSLPLLFIFGALLSEWKIPTDYRMYIVMLMLSFVGWPGLARMVRGQMLSLREREFMQAAIVLGLRDRRKLFNHLLPNIVPLLIVIATLNIGGAILSESVLSFFGLGVMPPTPTWGNMIDAANNMIDFQERPWLWIPPGFSIFATVIAINIFGDGLRDVLDPKQKR; encoded by the coding sequence ATGATAACTACCGATAATAAAATGATGAAATCCCAACTGACAAAAGCTTCATCCATGAAATCTTCATTGTTCAGACAATCGATACGAAAGTTACTCAAGAATAAGCTGGCTGTATCTGGTTTTGTCGTCGTGATTATGATGTTCGTGGCTTGTTTCATAGGTCCGATATTCTCACCTTACACAGATAACAAAATCAATATGGCTATGATGAATAAAGCCCCTCATTTGAAACATTGGCTTGGCACAGATGCATTAGGGCGAGATGTGTTGACACGTGTGTTACAGGCTGGGCGAATATCTCTAACTGTAGGTCTAGCATCTATGATGCTCTCGGTATTTATCGGTTCTTTGCTTGGGGCTATAGCTGGATATTATCGGGGGATTGTGGATCAGATTATTATGCGGATAGCAGACCTATTGTTGACCATTCCGAGCCTGCCGCTACTGTTCATATTCGGTGCATTATTATCAGAATGGAAAATCCCAACGGATTATCGTATGTACATCGTTATGCTGATGCTAAGTTTCGTGGGTTGGCCCGGTCTAGCACGGATGGTAAGGGGGCAGATGCTTAGTCTTCGTGAACGTGAATTTATGCAAGCTGCCATCGTGCTTGGTTTACGTGACCGTCGTAAGCTGTTCAATCATTTGCTACCGAATATCGTACCGTTATTAATCGTTATTGCGACCCTCAATATAGGGGGGGCAATTCTTAGTGAATCGGTCCTTAGCTTTTTCGGTCTTGGCGTTATGCCTCCCACGCCAACATGGGGAAATATGATTGATGCCGCAAACAATATGATTGATTTCCAAGAACGTCCATGGCTGTGGATACCACCAGGTTTTTCGATATTTGCCACGGTTATTGCCATTAACATATTCGGAGATGGTCTTCGAGACGTACTCGATCCTAAACAGAAGAGGTAG
- a CDS encoding winged helix-turn-helix transcriptional regulator, with product MIQHKELMPLCERVECVHRLIGKKWVNLIIHTLMEEPKRFSEIHAFIPDLSKRMLIERTKELEECGIIIRNVITERPIRTEYSLTRKGMELGRALNAVEHWAIKWL from the coding sequence ATGATACAACATAAAGAATTAATGCCTTTATGCGAAAGGGTAGAATGTGTACATCGATTAATCGGCAAGAAATGGGTAAATCTAATTATTCATACCTTAATGGAGGAACCCAAGAGATTTAGTGAAATTCACGCTTTTATTCCTGATTTAAGCAAACGAATGCTTATTGAGCGTACGAAAGAGCTTGAGGAATGTGGAATCATTATTCGAAATGTCATTACTGAACGCCCCATCCGAACGGAGTATTCTTTGACGAGAAAAGGGATGGAACTCGGCAGAGCCTTGAATGCTGTTGAGCACTGGGCTATAAAGTGGCTATAA
- the fsa gene encoding fructose-6-phosphate aldolase — translation MKFFIDTANVEDIKKAYKIGVLSGVTTNPSLVAKEGVKFEDRIEEILKLVPDVESVSAEVTPDALTAEDMIAEANELIKINGGDKNITIKVPMNITGLETCRYLTKKGVKTNVTLVFTVNQALLAARAGATYVSPFLGRLDDISEDGVLLVSKIAELFRIHNLDSQIIAASVRHPDHVTRVAMAGAHIATVPYSVIEQLTKHPLTDQGMEKFAADWVKAPKN, via the coding sequence ATGAAATTTTTTATTGATACTGCAAACGTTGAAGATATCAAAAAAGCTTACAAAATCGGTGTTCTATCCGGTGTAACTACGAATCCTTCCTTAGTTGCTAAAGAAGGCGTAAAGTTCGAAGATCGTATTGAAGAAATTCTGAAATTAGTACCCGATGTTGAATCCGTTTCTGCTGAAGTTACTCCTGATGCATTAACTGCTGAGGATATGATTGCTGAAGCAAATGAGTTGATTAAGATTAATGGCGGAGACAAGAATATTACCATTAAAGTTCCTATGAACATTACTGGTTTAGAAACTTGTCGTTATTTGACTAAAAAAGGTGTTAAAACAAACGTTACATTAGTATTCACAGTAAACCAAGCGCTTCTAGCTGCTCGTGCAGGTGCTACTTATGTATCCCCATTCTTAGGTCGTCTGGATGACATCTCTGAAGATGGCGTATTGTTAGTATCCAAAATTGCGGAATTATTCCGTATTCACAACTTGGATTCACAAATTATTGCTGCGTCTGTACGTCACCCAGATCATGTAACGCGTGTAGCTATGGCTGGTGCGCATATTGCAACAGTTCCTTATAGTGTCATTGAACAACTAACGAAACACCCTCTAACAGATCAAGGGATGGAGAAATTTGCTGCAGATTGGGTAAAAGCTCCTAAAAACTAA
- a CDS encoding ABC transporter ATP-binding protein, with protein sequence MDPLIHIDHLSTYFYTEEGAVKAVDDVSFRVHAGETVCIVGESGCGKSVTAMSIMGLVEEPGGKVVAGKIDFGGEDLLQQDKNSLRSIRGNEIAMIFQEPMSSLNPVMKIGEQIMEPLIIHLKMNKKAARARAIELIEQVGISRAEQIAEAYPHELSGGMLQRIMIAISISCNPKLLIADEPTTALDVTIQAQILDMLRDFKANSDMSILLITHDLGVVAEMADYVIVMYSGKIVEEGEVVELFERPKHPYTKGLLKSKPIINQRLEELYSIPGQVPNPLDLQESCYFHDRCEHCMSICQTKQPKLQEVGNQQKVACWLYEEAVIHA encoded by the coding sequence ATGGACCCATTAATTCATATCGATCACCTCAGTACGTATTTTTATACTGAAGAAGGTGCTGTTAAAGCGGTTGATGATGTGAGCTTTCGTGTGCACGCTGGAGAGACAGTATGTATTGTAGGTGAATCAGGTTGCGGTAAAAGCGTAACCGCAATGTCTATTATGGGACTGGTAGAGGAGCCAGGGGGTAAGGTTGTCGCTGGAAAAATAGATTTCGGTGGAGAAGATCTGCTCCAGCAGGATAAAAATAGTCTGCGAAGTATTCGTGGGAATGAGATCGCTATGATTTTTCAAGAACCTATGTCTTCGCTTAATCCAGTTATGAAGATTGGTGAGCAGATCATGGAGCCACTGATTATCCATCTGAAGATGAATAAGAAGGCGGCGCGTGCTCGGGCGATTGAATTAATAGAACAGGTGGGAATTTCCCGAGCAGAGCAAATTGCTGAAGCTTATCCCCATGAACTCAGCGGAGGGATGTTGCAACGGATTATGATCGCCATCTCGATTTCCTGTAATCCTAAGCTATTGATCGCAGATGAACCAACCACAGCGCTTGATGTGACGATACAAGCTCAGATTCTCGATATGCTGCGTGATTTTAAAGCAAACTCCGATATGTCTATTCTTCTCATTACACATGATCTGGGTGTCGTTGCTGAAATGGCTGATTACGTGATCGTCATGTATTCTGGAAAAATCGTAGAAGAGGGTGAGGTTGTAGAGTTATTCGAACGACCCAAGCATCCCTATACTAAGGGGCTTCTGAAATCTAAACCTATCATTAATCAACGATTAGAAGAGTTATATTCTATCCCCGGGCAGGTGCCGAACCCGCTTGATTTACAAGAATCTTGCTATTTCCATGATCGCTGTGAGCACTGTATGTCGATTTGTCAGACGAAACAGCCGAAGTTACAAGAAGTAGGCAATCAGCAAAAAGTGGCTTGCTGGCTCTATGAGGAGGCGGTTATTCATGCCTGA
- the gnd gene encoding phosphogluconate dehydrogenase (NAD(+)-dependent, decarboxylating): protein MKVGLIGLGKMGLNLGQNLLDHKHDVVAFDLNAQAVEEIKSYGATGTSSLKELVEEMESPRVLWIMVPHKVVDAVILELSPLLNKGDIIIEAGNSHYKESIKRHDQLQEIGVSFLDVGTSGGMEGARHGACYMIGGDSEAWDIVEPIFRDTSVENGYLYAGKSGSGHFLKMVHNGIEYGMMAAIGEGFEVLEKSDFDYDFEKVAKVWNNGSVIRSWLIELMEHAFSKDAKLDEIKGIMHSSGEAKWTLETAFDLQTATPVIAMSLLMRYRSLENDTFTGKVVAALRNEFGGHAVEMK, encoded by the coding sequence ATGAAGGTCGGTTTAATTGGGTTAGGAAAAATGGGTTTGAATTTAGGTCAGAATTTGTTGGACCACAAACATGATGTAGTGGCATTTGATCTAAATGCACAAGCGGTCGAAGAGATTAAAAGCTACGGTGCAACAGGTACATCCAGCTTGAAAGAACTTGTTGAAGAAATGGAAAGCCCAAGAGTTCTATGGATTATGGTTCCACATAAAGTCGTAGATGCTGTAATTCTTGAGCTCTCACCTTTGTTAAATAAGGGAGATATTATCATTGAAGCTGGTAATTCGCATTACAAGGAATCGATCAAGCGTCATGATCAGCTTCAAGAAATCGGTGTTAGCTTCCTTGATGTAGGGACCTCTGGAGGTATGGAAGGTGCACGTCATGGTGCCTGTTATATGATCGGTGGAGATTCAGAAGCTTGGGATATCGTCGAGCCCATATTCCGAGATACATCTGTGGAGAATGGGTACTTATATGCAGGGAAGTCTGGCAGTGGACATTTTCTAAAAATGGTTCACAATGGAATTGAGTATGGCATGATGGCAGCAATAGGCGAAGGTTTTGAAGTATTAGAAAAAAGCGACTTTGATTATGATTTTGAAAAAGTGGCTAAAGTGTGGAATAATGGTTCTGTGATTCGTTCTTGGCTTATCGAGCTTATGGAGCATGCTTTCTCCAAAGATGCAAAACTTGATGAAATTAAAGGGATTATGCATTCTTCTGGCGAAGCGAAATGGACACTTGAGACAGCTTTTGATCTACAAACGGCTACACCTGTTATTGCCATGTCACTATTAATGCGTTATCGTTCTTTAGAGAATGATACATTTACAGGTAAAGTCGTAGCAGCATTACGTAATGAATTTGGTGGACATGCTGTAGAAATGAAATAA
- a CDS encoding YqcI/YcgG family protein — MTVLYTKNWLDEHLQELTEWQQQVFKEFGAMINDELNTYPCVPGRQGFLADHLRFGFIEDARSHRAIQDLALMLKTYGQCSRETGKFASLVIFFRTPSVLLDNYSVQQYEELFWNLLSQVSQCDDKEWPNNISTDSSHPSWEFCFDGNPYFSFCATPAHQARRSRYFSNFLLAFQPRWVFEEINDSTIFGQKMKKAIRSRLVEYDGIPAHPSLNWYGQKDNLEWKQYFLHDHNEVPSKCPFSRMKHDHLDKQVEGRSPHSFTSE, encoded by the coding sequence ATGACTGTACTATATACAAAAAACTGGCTGGATGAGCATCTTCAAGAATTAACGGAATGGCAGCAGCAGGTCTTCAAAGAATTCGGAGCCATGATTAATGATGAATTGAATACGTATCCCTGTGTTCCTGGAAGACAAGGCTTTCTAGCAGATCATTTGCGATTTGGATTTATAGAAGATGCTAGATCACATAGAGCCATCCAAGACCTTGCTCTGATGCTTAAAACATATGGTCAATGCTCTAGAGAAACAGGTAAATTTGCATCCCTCGTAATCTTCTTTCGTACCCCCTCTGTTCTGCTAGATAATTATTCTGTTCAACAATATGAAGAACTTTTTTGGAATTTATTAAGTCAGGTTAGTCAATGTGATGACAAAGAATGGCCAAACAATATTTCAACTGATTCCTCACACCCCTCATGGGAATTTTGCTTTGACGGCAATCCCTACTTCTCATTTTGTGCAACCCCTGCTCATCAAGCACGGAGAAGCCGATATTTCTCTAATTTCCTACTCGCCTTTCAGCCCCGATGGGTCTTCGAAGAAATCAATGATTCCACTATCTTTGGACAAAAAATGAAGAAGGCCATTAGGAGTAGACTCGTAGAATATGATGGTATTCCCGCACATCCTTCTCTAAACTGGTACGGCCAAAAGGATAATCTCGAGTGGAAGCAATATTTCTTACATGATCATAACGAAGTTCCCTCAAAGTGCCCATTCTCAAGAATGAAACATGATCATCTAGATAAACAAGTCGAAGGCAGATCCCCTCATTCATTTACATCTGAATAA
- a CDS encoding ferritin-like domain-containing protein, translating to MYWVAPYWRSSFQPVWSVTPSQALDLMKEAVQGERNDELFYDELIRLAPNSEQANIIVSIRDDERGHNHMFRGMFKEITGQEITGISNEKYQRVESYVTGLQLALQGELSAVEKYRKMWFGLPVGIYRDTVHGIILDELKHASKYNYLLSLNRTNG from the coding sequence ATGTATTGGGTAGCTCCATATTGGAGATCTTCATTTCAGCCAGTCTGGTCAGTAACTCCGTCTCAAGCACTAGATTTAATGAAAGAAGCCGTGCAAGGAGAACGAAACGACGAATTGTTCTATGATGAACTTATCCGACTTGCCCCTAACTCCGAACAAGCCAATATCATTGTATCAATACGTGACGATGAACGTGGTCATAATCATATGTTCCGAGGGATGTTTAAGGAGATTACTGGTCAGGAAATTACGGGCATTAGCAATGAAAAATATCAGCGAGTAGAGTCCTATGTCACAGGGTTACAGCTAGCTCTTCAAGGAGAGTTGTCCGCAGTTGAGAAATACAGAAAGATGTGGTTTGGTCTACCGGTAGGTATTTATCGAGATACTGTACATGGAATTATTTTAGACGAATTGAAACATGCAAGCAAATACAATTATTTGTTATCGTTAAATCGAACTAACGGTTAA